From Sulfitobacter pacificus, one genomic window encodes:
- a CDS encoding LysE family translocator: MPSLELLIAFLVATSIFAYMPGPSTLYAAAQTIARGRRAGWFAALGIHIGGYVHVFAAAVGLAFLFEAVPAMYLALKLAGAAYLIWLGVTMFRSKQAIQDKDGDTDAKAKKSAKRAFWESVSVEVLNPKTAIFYLAFLPQFADPSASFAIWLQLLILGTIVNFMFSSADALCVILADKVAAYFKSSGSTNHIVHKIGGSVLVGLGVRLALDK; the protein is encoded by the coding sequence ATGCCATCACTTGAACTCTTGATAGCTTTTCTTGTTGCAACAAGCATCTTTGCATACATGCCGGGCCCGTCGACCCTTTATGCAGCCGCCCAGACCATCGCAAGAGGTCGGCGTGCTGGTTGGTTTGCTGCTTTGGGCATTCATATCGGCGGGTACGTTCATGTTTTCGCGGCGGCAGTCGGACTTGCATTCCTGTTTGAGGCCGTCCCAGCAATGTATCTGGCTCTGAAACTGGCAGGGGCGGCATATCTTATCTGGCTTGGGGTGACGATGTTTAGGTCCAAGCAGGCGATACAGGACAAAGATGGTGATACAGATGCAAAAGCCAAGAAGAGCGCAAAGCGGGCGTTTTGGGAAAGTGTTTCTGTTGAAGTGCTCAACCCCAAAACTGCAATATTTTACCTCGCTTTCCTGCCTCAATTCGCTGACCCAAGCGCATCATTCGCAATCTGGCTCCAACTTCTGATCCTTGGGACGATTGTCAATTTCATGTTTTCTAGCGCAGATGCCTTGTGTGTCATTCTCGCGGACAAAGTAGCCGCATATTTCAAATCTTCCGGTTCGACAAATCACATAGTCCACAAAATTGGCGGGAGCGTCTTGGTCGGATTAGGTGTCAGGCTTGCGTTGGATAAATGA
- a CDS encoding type IV secretory system conjugative DNA transfer family protein, with product MGKGRLALGVVLVTLVAIAIGYVIASAVLTFRDLGFQAEIDFFYIAQNYRAIGAVRPDDFRLINLIMGAAGMVGLMMSLAMSGSALTRFGYTHWQTRREMKRNGFFGKPGTGFVIGKLGKPKSRSPFLCSKTFPHALIVAPTGRGKTTGFVIPNLLTWQGSAVTLDVKGECYEATARHRAAQGDKVFRFAPTDWESKRTHRYNPLLRIFELEDPARQQMELQLLATLFLQNDNDRVQGLLKGGIDLFVAAGLLAFQRRRPTLGEIYRISASGGNKQKEYLARSHEVDNAAAKLIFTRLASTNNDTLTSYVSLLMTSGLDQWQNPAIDEATMVSDFDFRTIRKKPFSVYLVVQPLMVKPLAPLIRLFFSDLLSALQDKDPGPDEPWPVMIMLDEFNRLGKMPIVAESIEVLRHYRGHLAVVTQTIPAIDEIYGENTRRALQGNAGIKLYLTPSDEKTVEELSKAVGKTTKTVVTKSRSIGKNPFEGRSQSERTEETSLLPEDEARRLPLDEIVVVVDAQMPVRAKRVVYYEDPFFKGIHGAQEGELPFPTEPPAPMGELPLSVRAMPTAPRGSGLSERDFEARMGIADASINSLASPSSTAEGRPARAAVLAEDQRQFEMDFSRQTDLAVERPSAEDATEVKLALGDLDRLEGEITEVP from the coding sequence ATGGGAAAAGGGCGTCTCGCTCTCGGGGTGGTGCTGGTCACGCTCGTGGCCATCGCGATTGGCTATGTCATTGCTTCTGCCGTGCTGACCTTCCGGGATCTGGGCTTCCAGGCGGAGATCGACTTCTTCTACATCGCACAGAACTACCGGGCTATCGGCGCGGTTCGTCCCGATGATTTCCGACTGATCAATCTGATCATGGGCGCGGCTGGGATGGTGGGTCTCATGATGAGCCTTGCCATGTCCGGCTCTGCCCTAACGCGCTTCGGTTACACCCATTGGCAGACACGCCGGGAGATGAAGCGCAATGGGTTCTTCGGAAAGCCCGGCACGGGCTTTGTGATCGGCAAGCTGGGCAAACCAAAATCACGCTCGCCGTTTCTCTGCTCCAAGACCTTTCCCCACGCGCTGATCGTCGCCCCGACAGGGCGCGGTAAGACCACCGGCTTTGTCATTCCGAACCTGCTGACCTGGCAAGGATCTGCCGTTACGCTCGATGTGAAAGGGGAATGTTATGAGGCGACGGCCCGGCATCGGGCGGCGCAGGGCGATAAGGTGTTCCGCTTCGCTCCAACGGATTGGGAAAGCAAGCGTACCCATCGCTACAATCCACTTCTGCGCATCTTTGAGCTTGAAGACCCGGCACGCCAACAGATGGAGTTGCAGCTCTTGGCGACGCTGTTTCTGCAGAATGACAATGACCGGGTTCAGGGTCTCCTGAAGGGTGGGATTGATCTCTTTGTCGCGGCGGGGCTCTTAGCGTTTCAACGCCGCAGGCCCACCTTGGGAGAAATCTATCGCATCTCGGCGTCTGGGGGGAACAAGCAGAAGGAATATCTCGCGCGCTCCCACGAAGTCGATAATGCGGCCGCCAAGCTGATATTCACGCGGCTCGCCTCCACCAACAACGACACGCTGACGTCCTATGTATCGCTTCTAATGACCTCGGGCCTCGATCAATGGCAGAACCCGGCGATCGATGAGGCGACCATGGTGTCTGACTTTGACTTCCGGACAATCCGCAAGAAGCCCTTCAGCGTCTATCTGGTCGTCCAGCCCCTCATGGTGAAGCCACTGGCACCGCTGATCCGGCTGTTTTTCTCCGACTTGCTATCCGCGTTGCAGGACAAGGACCCCGGCCCGGACGAGCCCTGGCCAGTGATGATCATGCTCGACGAGTTCAATCGCCTCGGTAAAATGCCGATCGTTGCCGAGAGTATCGAGGTTCTGCGCCATTATCGCGGGCATCTTGCAGTCGTTACCCAGACCATTCCTGCCATCGACGAAATCTACGGAGAGAACACGCGCCGGGCGCTGCAAGGGAACGCGGGGATCAAGCTCTACCTGACGCCTTCAGACGAGAAGACCGTCGAGGAACTCAGCAAGGCTGTTGGCAAGACAACCAAGACGGTCGTCACGAAATCCCGTTCCATCGGCAAGAACCCATTTGAAGGGCGGAGCCAGTCAGAGCGGACAGAGGAAACCTCGCTCCTGCCTGAGGACGAAGCGCGCCGTCTGCCGCTCGACGAGATCGTCGTTGTCGTGGACGCGCAGATGCCGGTCCGGGCCAAGCGCGTGGTCTATTACGAGGATCCGTTCTTCAAAGGCATTCACGGGGCGCAGGAGGGGGAGTTGCCGTTTCCGACCGAACCACCTGCGCCGATGGGTGAATTGCCTTTGAGCGTACGGGCAATGCCGACGGCACCGAGGGGGTCAGGGCTGTCGGAACGGGATTTTGAGGCGCGGATGGGAATTGCGGATGCTAGTATAAATTCCCTAGCGAGCCCAAGTTCCACAGCTGAAGGCAGGCCTGCCCGAGCCGCTGTCCTCGCAGAGGATCAGCGGCAGTTCGAGATGGATTTCTCACGACAAACCGATCTTGCTGTCGAGCGCCCATCAGCAGAGGACGCGACAGAGGTGAAGCTTGCTCTCGGAGATCTAGATCGTTTGGAAGGGGAGATAACCGAAGTGCCGTAG
- a CDS encoding relaxase/mobilization nuclease domain-containing protein produces MRLNDAVHDVTGEVFRDGWSRVRGSMQGLQAGRQKQLVRAAAGHRAAVFKAIRSGGTHTKSQLANQLDYLTTKSTHIVDSSGFLDGKSKLEAKEVKDLTERFSKRWSAGFKPKLGQTTHMLMSYPIGTKGEDVRDITANVAQRFFQSDEGHFDFIIAVHEDRDHPHAHIVLNRRSQEGEFFFLARDHRFNYDDFRLAMVEEAEKFGVRLEATRRLDRGVIHYPARTREVYAAKEEGRVPEPRARVGADLTRALEEIANTRTIYHSLAAEASADNREDIANALFRSGELLAKGGKLTSEGGVYMAEDQSFEDLRTRYADQVERIQGMIAEKPETERPRLEKSLNEIQSRLAHMQPLGLRSVTLTEKPSDGGVYSEVNIDRDQLERLQDPEVRAQVDTALRGTGISSSVVVARMESGAQNAALERQWIADDLARVAEKDGLNLVRRADLETARETLNRAHVQLGIALERHQVLRQDGVIDEARDAVLSERNDHLVEERDAKPAETGPTADADLRRVIDHERAGNLHSPFPDEGQRLNYREAVERELEETQIERLRGGDVDVLKDQIEDRLDRLYAAKHYLQSDGATANSEATRAVVEEIADREYELNRADLVDGESERGETH; encoded by the coding sequence ATGCGGCTGAATGATGCGGTCCATGATGTTACCGGGGAAGTCTTTAGGGATGGCTGGAGCCGTGTGCGCGGTTCGATGCAGGGCTTGCAGGCCGGGCGGCAGAAGCAGCTCGTGCGGGCTGCTGCAGGGCATCGGGCTGCTGTCTTCAAGGCGATCCGGAGTGGCGGCACGCATACGAAATCACAACTCGCAAACCAGCTCGATTATCTGACCACGAAGTCGACCCATATTGTCGATAGCAGCGGGTTCCTGGACGGGAAGTCGAAGCTCGAGGCGAAGGAAGTCAAAGACCTAACCGAGCGATTTTCCAAGCGCTGGAGCGCCGGGTTCAAGCCCAAGCTCGGACAGACCACCCATATGCTCATGTCCTATCCGATCGGCACAAAGGGCGAGGATGTGCGCGACATTACCGCCAATGTCGCGCAGCGGTTCTTTCAGTCAGACGAGGGGCATTTCGACTTCATCATTGCCGTCCATGAGGATCGTGATCACCCCCACGCACATATAGTATTGAACCGTCGCTCTCAGGAGGGTGAGTTCTTCTTCTTGGCCCGGGATCATCGGTTCAACTACGACGACTTCCGCCTCGCCATGGTCGAGGAGGCCGAGAAGTTTGGGGTGCGTCTGGAGGCCACGCGACGGCTGGATCGAGGCGTTATACATTACCCAGCCAGAACGCGTGAGGTCTATGCCGCGAAGGAAGAGGGCAGGGTGCCGGAGCCGCGGGCTCGCGTTGGGGCTGACCTTACCCGCGCGCTCGAAGAGATCGCAAACACGCGAACCATCTATCACTCGCTCGCTGCAGAGGCCTCTGCGGACAACCGCGAGGACATCGCCAATGCGCTCTTCCGGTCCGGAGAGCTTCTGGCGAAGGGCGGTAAGCTTACTTCTGAAGGAGGCGTCTATATGGCGGAAGACCAATCATTCGAGGATCTGAGAACCCGCTACGCCGACCAGGTCGAGCGCATTCAAGGGATGATCGCCGAAAAACCCGAGACTGAGCGGCCACGGCTTGAGAAGAGCCTTAATGAGATCCAATCGCGGCTGGCACATATGCAACCTTTGGGGCTGCGCTCCGTGACGCTGACAGAAAAGCCCTCCGATGGTGGAGTCTATTCCGAGGTCAATATCGACCGGGATCAGCTTGAAAGGCTACAGGACCCGGAGGTTCGGGCGCAGGTGGATACCGCGCTGCGCGGAACCGGGATCAGTTCGTCTGTTGTCGTCGCAAGGATGGAGAGCGGGGCGCAGAATGCAGCCCTCGAGCGTCAGTGGATCGCAGACGATCTTGCGCGGGTGGCGGAGAAGGACGGTCTCAATCTGGTGCGACGGGCAGATCTGGAGACCGCACGCGAGACCCTTAACCGGGCTCACGTACAGCTCGGGATCGCGCTCGAGCGTCACCAGGTGCTGCGCCAGGACGGGGTGATTGATGAGGCGCGGGACGCTGTTCTGAGCGAGCGAAACGACCATTTGGTCGAAGAGCGAGACGCCAAACCCGCTGAAACCGGGCCAACTGCCGATGCCGATCTGCGGAGGGTTATCGACCACGAGCGGGCCGGAAATCTGCATTCACCATTCCCAGATGAGGGTCAGCGTCTCAACTATCGGGAAGCGGTTGAGCGAGAGTTGGAAGAAACTCAAATCGAGCGCCTTCGGGGCGGGGATGTGGATGTCCTGAAAGACCAGATCGAGGATCGTCTTGACCGGCTCTATGCGGCGAAACACTACCTGCAATCCGACGGCGCGACGGCCAACAGCGAGGCAACGCGTGCCGTGGTCGAGGAGATCGCCGATCGGGAATACGAGCTCAACCGTGCCGATCTGGTCGATGGGGAAAGTGAACGTGGGGAAACCCACTGA
- a CDS encoding transposase codes for MSQAKRLTDAEKMEIVREAGEGVSTAMLAERFGVTARAVRYTLKADRERQKDTGVASAAVTVKLTPEELEALDAVLASAGVENRTEGLRRLIQAAGGTFVPDAQLAGEMARYRASLHEVGNGVAQIAKQMMQANRGGQGNESGAVVEFSELRLAQMRGLARFILDSADEIDLLLRRRRDAMQLTATAALREFAHAAE; via the coding sequence ATGTCCCAGGCGAAAAGACTGACTGATGCCGAGAAGATGGAGATTGTCCGCGAGGCCGGGGAAGGTGTCTCGACGGCGATGCTGGCGGAACGGTTTGGCGTGACTGCGCGCGCGGTGCGCTATACGCTGAAAGCTGATCGCGAACGTCAGAAGGATACCGGCGTCGCGTCGGCTGCGGTGACGGTGAAGCTAACCCCTGAGGAGCTTGAAGCGCTGGATGCGGTTCTGGCCTCGGCCGGTGTTGAAAACCGCACGGAGGGGCTGAGACGGCTCATCCAGGCGGCAGGTGGAACCTTTGTTCCGGATGCCCAATTGGCCGGTGAGATGGCACGCTACCGGGCCTCTTTGCACGAGGTCGGCAATGGTGTCGCGCAGATTGCCAAACAGATGATGCAAGCTAATCGTGGAGGGCAGGGTAATGAGAGTGGCGCGGTCGTTGAGTTCTCCGAATTGCGCCTTGCACAGATGCGTGGTTTGGCGCGGTTTATTCTTGATTCCGCTGATGAGATTGATCTGCTTTTGCGCCGACGGCGGGATGCGATGCAGCTCACTGCAACCGCCGCTCTGAGGGAGTTTGCCCATGCGGCTGAATGA
- a CDS encoding SH3 domain-containing protein: MRRIPNSQVLHSMPFSPERTKEIQSRIDARLQSGQANEWEMSFLTNMAERFERYGTRTRLSKAQYASLHKTLKLEREKPAQTPSTDNNRNSTPVPKRGSKSYQARSRPMTVTRAITAPRRAVRKAQRQIMVPLIIAVAFFAVVGAVFDSTSSRSTSDSPSTESPRQATNIAYAYVTGARVNQRAGPSTSNAVMGVLLKGTRVEQLRDDGQWVQIRSNLGTGWMSSRYLSSLAPSTVRSVPQDQGLRASDVRIIDGDTVDIRGMTANMRLVGFNAPETWKPSCTAERRVGERATARLRQLVQNATAIEFERVACSCRPGTEGTDQCNFGRFCGSLFVDGQDVGHILIGEGLAVPYRCGRTSCPPRPQAWCR, translated from the coding sequence TTGCGCCGTATACCAAATTCACAGGTTCTTCATTCGATGCCCTTCTCCCCGGAACGTACCAAAGAGATTCAATCGCGCATTGATGCGCGTTTGCAGTCCGGGCAGGCGAACGAATGGGAAATGTCGTTTCTTACGAACATGGCTGAACGGTTTGAGCGGTACGGGACCAGGACACGCCTGAGCAAGGCCCAATATGCCAGCCTGCACAAAACCCTGAAATTGGAGAGGGAGAAGCCGGCTCAAACCCCGTCAACAGACAACAACCGCAATTCGACTCCGGTGCCAAAGCGCGGCTCCAAATCTTATCAGGCGCGATCCCGCCCTATGACCGTGACCCGTGCGATCACCGCACCCCGGCGTGCCGTGCGCAAGGCGCAACGGCAAATCATGGTTCCGCTGATTATCGCTGTCGCTTTCTTCGCAGTCGTTGGAGCAGTGTTTGATTCAACATCTTCACGGTCCACGTCTGACAGCCCGTCAACAGAATCCCCACGACAAGCGACCAATATTGCCTACGCCTATGTGACAGGCGCGCGCGTGAACCAGCGAGCCGGACCCTCCACATCGAATGCCGTGATGGGCGTCTTGCTAAAGGGGACGCGCGTCGAACAACTTCGCGATGACGGGCAGTGGGTTCAAATACGATCAAACCTCGGGACCGGCTGGATGTCATCCCGCTATCTGTCTTCCTTAGCCCCATCCACGGTCAGATCTGTCCCGCAAGATCAGGGCCTTCGTGCCAGCGATGTTCGGATCATTGATGGCGACACGGTCGACATCCGCGGCATGACGGCGAATATGCGCCTCGTCGGGTTTAACGCGCCTGAGACATGGAAGCCGTCCTGCACCGCAGAGCGCCGGGTCGGAGAACGCGCCACGGCACGTCTTCGTCAGTTGGTGCAAAATGCGACGGCGATAGAATTTGAGAGGGTGGCGTGCTCCTGTCGGCCAGGGACGGAGGGCACAGATCAATGCAACTTCGGGCGGTTCTGCGGTTCGCTATTTGTAGACGGTCAAGATGTGGGACATATCCTGATCGGCGAGGGATTAGCCGTGCCTTACCGATGTGGCCGCACCAGTTGTCCTCCACGTCCCCAAGCCTGGTGCCGGTAA
- a CDS encoding DUF2493 domain-containing protein: protein MAYDQANTYETIELFGLTEKDADLPIPEDHILIDSIIRETFETLLGQLRSTGLEAEIEPLAHGLATILQRRKVALGKEVDRTADKIGALAKSHDGSEIAETALEEAQARFLQLREIVGAIEVMSEAAAECYEVETGNGYIPASGSRASVRAQETGAVFEAKQLLEQHDRETAAKSKVEGVPLIVSGATDWADIDVIFNTLDKVRDRIKQNRNQDIFICHKGAKHGAEMIAARWARARGVAQARFDPRWSAHGRAAPFKCNDEMLDDKFAATGVVLFGGNGVALNLGQKAEAKGLTVMRVADPAKTTADQ from the coding sequence ATGGCTTACGATCAAGCGAACACATACGAGACCATCGAACTATTCGGCCTGACGGAGAAGGACGCAGACCTGCCGATCCCTGAGGATCACATCCTAATAGACAGCATCATCCGCGAAACCTTTGAGACCCTGCTCGGTCAGCTTCGCAGCACCGGTCTTGAAGCCGAGATCGAACCACTCGCCCACGGGCTGGCGACAATCCTGCAGCGCCGCAAAGTTGCTCTTGGCAAAGAAGTTGATCGCACGGCCGACAAGATCGGGGCTCTGGCAAAATCCCATGACGGATCGGAGATCGCTGAGACCGCCTTGGAAGAGGCGCAAGCGCGTTTCCTGCAGCTCCGCGAGATCGTCGGCGCCATCGAGGTGATGTCCGAGGCAGCGGCAGAATGCTACGAGGTCGAGACGGGCAATGGCTATATCCCGGCATCGGGATCACGGGCCAGCGTTCGAGCGCAAGAGACAGGAGCTGTCTTTGAAGCAAAGCAACTCCTAGAACAGCATGATCGCGAGACAGCCGCCAAGTCGAAAGTCGAAGGGGTTCCCCTGATCGTCTCAGGCGCAACCGACTGGGCCGATATCGACGTTATCTTCAATACACTCGACAAGGTTCGGGATCGCATCAAGCAAAACCGCAATCAGGATATTTTCATCTGCCACAAGGGCGCCAAGCATGGGGCCGAGATGATCGCGGCAAGATGGGCACGAGCCCGTGGGGTTGCACAGGCGCGATTCGATCCGCGCTGGTCCGCGCACGGACGTGCCGCTCCGTTCAAGTGTAACGATGAGATGCTGGACGACAAGTTCGCCGCGACCGGGGTTGTTCTCTTCGGCGGCAACGGGGTCGCGCTGAACCTCGGGCAGAAAGCCGAGGCGAAGGGTCTGACAGTCATGCGGGTCGCGGACCCTGCTAAGACGACTGCAGATCAATAA
- a CDS encoding ABC-three component system protein, translating to MARAKLQAPILMRPRDYFLYHLNYTEFEELVTTICKYWLGEGVGRFAEGKDGGRDARFNGKADRYPSESGSWDGKIVIQAKHTKTPNASCSDSDFQSNFKDADKGERPKIKRLMDEGLLSHYMVFTNRKLTGGADEKVLKAISSLGMEDAVIVGLEDIDQFLHSHPEIARSLPSRAYQRPFEFDATDMVEVIAGLGEVITDTGSKFESVSDLELVNKKKVKNKVNNMSASYYQTVVVDGFMALFPEMKGFLENERNANYRGMYHDIADELRQKIVLFRDQFDRFEEVLVYLYDEVRTTKPELAGRRRYITFLLCYMYFDCDIGEREPLQ from the coding sequence ATGGCTAGAGCGAAGTTACAGGCACCGATTTTGATGAGACCAAGAGACTATTTTCTCTACCATTTGAACTACACAGAGTTCGAAGAACTAGTCACAACGATTTGTAAGTACTGGCTTGGAGAAGGCGTTGGTCGTTTTGCAGAGGGCAAGGATGGCGGACGCGATGCTCGATTTAACGGCAAAGCAGATCGATATCCAAGTGAGTCAGGTTCATGGGACGGTAAGATCGTGATCCAGGCGAAGCATACCAAAACGCCGAATGCATCGTGTTCAGACAGCGATTTTCAATCGAATTTCAAAGACGCTGACAAAGGCGAGCGCCCAAAGATAAAGCGTTTGATGGATGAAGGGCTATTGTCCCATTATATGGTGTTCACGAACAGGAAGCTAACTGGCGGGGCCGATGAGAAGGTTCTAAAGGCGATCTCCTCCTTAGGAATGGAAGACGCGGTCATCGTCGGCCTTGAAGACATCGACCAGTTCCTTCATTCACATCCTGAGATCGCGCGATCACTACCCTCCCGTGCATATCAGCGACCTTTCGAGTTTGATGCAACTGACATGGTTGAAGTGATTGCAGGGCTAGGCGAGGTAATCACGGATACGGGCAGCAAGTTTGAAAGCGTCTCTGACCTCGAATTGGTGAATAAAAAGAAGGTCAAAAACAAGGTCAACAACATGTCGGCTTCATATTACCAAACGGTGGTTGTTGACGGGTTCATGGCGCTCTTTCCGGAAATGAAGGGCTTTTTGGAGAACGAGCGCAACGCCAACTACCGGGGAATGTATCATGATATCGCTGACGAACTGCGGCAGAAGATAGTGCTATTTCGGGATCAGTTTGACAGATTTGAAGAGGTGTTGGTCTACCTTTATGATGAGGTAAGAACCACTAAACCAGAGTTAGCCGGACGACGCAGATACATTACCTTCCTTCTGTGCTACATGTACTTCGACTGCGATATCGGAGAGCGCGAGCCACTCCAATGA
- a CDS encoding ABC-three component system middle component 8, with protein sequence MLREISRRRTLEIEVLRERLTKKLGSDCAPVFMPALSFLYLLGKIEYHAKTDSVEFRSEAA encoded by the coding sequence ATGCTTCGAGAAATATCAAGGCGTCGCACGCTCGAAATCGAAGTCCTAAGGGAGAGGCTGACAAAGAAACTTGGATCGGATTGCGCCCCCGTTTTCATGCCAGCGCTCAGTTTCCTCTACCTTCTCGGTAAAATTGAATACCATGCGAAAACAGACTCCGTTGAGTTCCGATCGGAGGCCGCCTGA
- a CDS encoding DUF2326 domain-containing protein: MLLKDITGSSHFFETHAHRFEMLTLFFEISVGDGTMVTIRRSVAEPTKIAIVRHEDVLLDLCKNPPEAWDHEDLSLSAAREILDGILNLRVIEPYDFRKAQTYFLRTQADYNSVLQLQKFQVGQHKFWKPFVMTMLGFDEKPVMRKYELDQRIETAEENKKKREAELQVEEHDLLRMNAEIASLRTQLKETEEQLDRFEFSDQERRMMTELVGDIEARVRDINGELYNIEIDVRNVEKALSSKLDFKLSEIEKIFEETGVHFPNQLKRNYEQLVDFNRALSRERNQSLRDRRKQLLDAQSSLRDEKEAEDAKRQQYRSILQDSDTLEKFKALQRGLSEQRAELTYLEGQYARLTEISAIEDQISELKRDRSVAQDEIKQQIIKSTTPMDRIAENFRTYCKRVLDHDGLFFLNQNTYGNAEFKIELKERISSKASRQADGKSYKQIVCALFDLALLKAYEDAPFYHFVYHDGILEGLDDRKKTLFLELVHEIIAPSKIQYILSVIDADLPRLEDGSKVEFDTDEIILQLDDSGDKGRLFRMAEF; the protein is encoded by the coding sequence ATGTTGCTCAAGGACATAACCGGCTCATCGCATTTCTTTGAGACTCACGCGCATCGCTTCGAAATGCTAACGTTGTTCTTTGAAATCTCGGTTGGTGATGGAACCATGGTAACGATCAGGAGATCGGTCGCTGAACCAACCAAGATTGCGATCGTTCGACATGAAGACGTGCTACTAGACCTTTGCAAAAATCCTCCCGAAGCCTGGGATCATGAAGATCTGTCGTTGTCGGCCGCTCGGGAGATCTTGGACGGGATCTTGAACCTTCGAGTGATCGAACCCTACGATTTCCGCAAGGCACAAACGTATTTTCTGCGCACTCAAGCTGACTACAATAGCGTTCTTCAGCTCCAGAAGTTCCAAGTTGGTCAGCACAAGTTTTGGAAGCCCTTCGTCATGACGATGCTAGGTTTTGACGAGAAGCCTGTCATGCGAAAATACGAACTCGATCAGAGAATCGAGACGGCTGAAGAAAATAAAAAGAAGCGTGAGGCAGAGCTTCAGGTTGAAGAACACGATCTCTTGCGGATGAATGCGGAGATAGCGAGTTTGCGGACGCAACTCAAAGAAACGGAAGAACAGCTTGATCGCTTCGAATTCTCAGATCAAGAGCGCCGGATGATGACCGAACTCGTTGGCGACATCGAGGCACGCGTACGTGACATAAACGGAGAACTCTACAACATCGAAATCGATGTTCGAAATGTGGAAAAGGCACTTTCCAGCAAGCTGGACTTCAAGCTCTCAGAAATCGAGAAAATATTCGAAGAAACTGGAGTCCATTTCCCAAACCAATTGAAGCGGAACTATGAGCAGCTTGTTGACTTCAACCGCGCGCTATCTCGCGAACGCAACCAATCACTTCGCGACCGTCGGAAGCAATTGCTAGATGCGCAGAGTTCATTGCGAGATGAAAAAGAAGCAGAAGACGCAAAACGCCAGCAATATCGGTCTATATTGCAAGACTCAGATACGCTTGAAAAATTTAAGGCGTTGCAAAGGGGTCTCTCGGAACAACGGGCAGAGCTAACTTATCTTGAAGGCCAGTATGCCCGTCTCACGGAAATCAGTGCGATCGAAGATCAAATCAGCGAACTGAAGCGCGATCGAAGCGTCGCTCAGGACGAGATCAAACAGCAGATCATTAAGAGTACAACACCGATGGATCGCATCGCGGAGAACTTTCGCACCTACTGCAAACGCGTACTTGATCATGATGGGTTATTTTTTCTCAACCAGAACACTTACGGCAACGCGGAGTTCAAGATTGAGCTGAAGGAGCGGATATCTTCGAAAGCATCTCGCCAAGCCGACGGCAAAAGCTACAAGCAGATTGTCTGCGCACTGTTCGACCTTGCTTTGCTCAAAGCCTACGAAGACGCCCCATTTTATCATTTCGTGTATCATGATGGCATCCTCGAAGGCCTTGATGATCGGAAGAAAACACTCTTTCTAGAACTCGTTCACGAAATTATCGCGCCATCGAAAATCCAGTACATTCTTTCAGTAATTGATGCAGATCTTCCACGGCTTGAAGACGGTAGTAAGGTCGAGTTCGATACGGACGAGATTATCCTGCAACTCGATGACAGCGGGGACAAAGGGCGCTTATTCCGGATGGCCGAGTTTTGA